A section of the Hevea brasiliensis isolate MT/VB/25A 57/8 chromosome 17, ASM3005281v1, whole genome shotgun sequence genome encodes:
- the LOC110666701 gene encoding protein DETOXIFICATION 42 isoform X1 — MAQEDDPYPSMEKRTSLCIFFKDFRHVLKPDELGLEIARIALPAALALTADPIASMVDTAFIGRIGPVELAAVGVSIALFNQVSRIAIFPLVSVTTSFVAEEDAIGKVSPEVQESESLETGSLVNSESKELIPQNDSGESAFKSKSFINSFEISNKTGNERRHIPSASSALVFGAILGFVQTIFLISGAKPLLNFMGVSSNSPMLTPAQQYLTLRSLGAPAVLLSLAMQGVFRGFKDTKTPFYATVAGDVTNIILDPIFMFVFRLGVSGAAIAHVISQYLISIILLWRLMEQVDLLPPSVRHLQFGKFVKNGFLLLMRVIAVTFCVTLSASLAARQGSTSMAAFQVCLQVWLTTSLLADGLAVAGQAILASAFAKKDYDKATATGSRVLQLGLLLGLMLAVVLGLGLSFGARLFTSDVNVLHMISIGIPFVAGTQPINALAFVFDGVNFGASDFAYSAYSMVLVAIISILCLIFLSSSYKFIGIWIALTIYMSLRASAGFWRIGTRTGPWKFLRSF; from the exons ATGGCTCAGGAGGATGATCCATATCCATCAATGGAGAAGAGAACATCTTTATGCATTTTCTTTAAGGATTTCAG ACATGTTCTTAAACCAGATGAACTTGGGTTAGAAATTGCACGTATAGCATTGCCTGCAGCGCTGGCTTTAACAGCTGACCCTATTGCCTCTATGGTGGACACAGCATTTATAGGCCGAATAG GCCCAGTAGAACTAGCTGCTGTTGGAGTTTCTATTGCCCTCTTCAATCAAGTATCAAGAATTGCAATATTCCCACTTGTCAGTGTCACCACCTCTTTTGTCGCTGAAGAAGATGCAATTGGAAAAGTGAGCCCTGAAGTACAAGAGAGTGAATCCTTGGAAACAGGTTCACTTGTAAACAGTGAAAGTAAAGAGTTGATACCGCAAAATG ACTCCGGTGAAAGTGCATTCAAGTCAAAATCATTTATTAACAgctttgaaatttctaataagaCTGGGAACGAACGAAGGCACATCCCCTCAGCCTCATCTGCATTAGTTTTTGGTGCCATCCTTGGCTTCGTCCAAACTATATTCCTCATATCTGGTGCAAAACCATTGTTGAACTTCATGGGAGTCAGTTCT AATTCGCCTATGCTAACCCCTGCACAGCAATATTTGACATTAAGGTCACTTGGTGCCCCTGCAGTTCTCCTTTCCTTGGCCATGCAAGGAGTCTTCCGTGGATTTAAAGATACGAAGACTCCTTTTTATGCCACTG TGGCTGGAGATGTAACAAACATAATTTTAGATcccatattcatgtttgttttccGTCTGGGAGTTAGTGGTGCGGCCATTGCCCATGTTATATCCCA ATATCTGATTTCAATTATACTCTTGTGGAGATTAATGGAACAAGTTGATCTCTTACCTCCAAGCGTCAGGCATCTGCAATTTGGTAAATTTGTTAAAAATG GTTTTCTACTATTAATGAGGGTGATAGCTGTAACATTCTGTGTTACTCTTTCTGCGTCATTAGCTGCACGACAAGGATCAACATCCATGGCTGCATTTCAGGTCTGCTTGCAGGTTTGGCTGACCACATCTCTTCTCGCAGATGGATTGGCTGTTGCCGGTCAG GCAATACTTGCAAGTGCCTTTGCCAAAAAGGACTATGACAAGGCGACAGCCACTGGATCTCGAGTATTGCAG TTGGGATTGCTTCTGGGATTGATGCTGGCTGTTGTACTCGGACTAGGATTGAGTTTTGGGGCAAGATTATTCACAAGTGATGTCAATGTTCTCCACATGATTAGTATTGGCATCCCG TTTGTTGCGGGTACTCAACCCATCAACGCCTTAGCATTTGTATTTGATGGTGTCAACTTTGGAGCTTCTGATTTTGCATACTCTGCGTACTCCATG GTTCTGGTGGCCATTATTAGCATCCTATGTTTAATTTTTCTCTCCTCCAGCTATAAGTTCATTGGTATCTGGATTGCTCTGACCATATATATGAGTCTCCGTGCGTCTGCGGGCTTTTGGAG GATAGGGACCAGAACAGGACCCTGGAAGTTTCTCAGGAGCTTTTAG
- the LOC110666701 gene encoding protein DETOXIFICATION 42 isoform X2 encodes MAQEDDPYPSMEKRTSLCIFFKDFRHVLKPDELGLEIARIALPAALALTADPIASMVDTAFIGRIGPVELAAVGVSIALFNQVSRIAIFPLVSVTTSFVAEEDAIGKVSPEVQESESLETGSLVNSESKELIPQNGTEYHVPPFSLSVYDRPRLVDSGESAFKSKSFINSFEISNKTGNERRHIPSASSALVFGAILGFVQTIFLISGAKPLLNFMGVSSNSPMLTPAQQYLTLRSLGAPAVLLSLAMQGVFRGFKDTKTPFYATVAGDVTNIILDPIFMFVFRLGVSGAAIAHVISQYLISIILLWRLMEQVDLLPPSVRHLQFGKFVKNGFLLLMRVIAVTFCVTLSASLAARQGSTSMAAFQVCLQVWLTTSLLADGLAVAGQAILASAFAKKDYDKATATGSRVLQLGLLLGLMLAVVLGLGLSFGARLFTSDVNVLHMISIGIPFVAGTQPINALAFVFDGVNFGASDFAYSAYSMVLVAIISILCLIFLSSSYKFIGIWIALTIYMSLRASAGFWRIGTRTGPWKFLRSF; translated from the exons ATGGCTCAGGAGGATGATCCATATCCATCAATGGAGAAGAGAACATCTTTATGCATTTTCTTTAAGGATTTCAG ACATGTTCTTAAACCAGATGAACTTGGGTTAGAAATTGCACGTATAGCATTGCCTGCAGCGCTGGCTTTAACAGCTGACCCTATTGCCTCTATGGTGGACACAGCATTTATAGGCCGAATAG GCCCAGTAGAACTAGCTGCTGTTGGAGTTTCTATTGCCCTCTTCAATCAAGTATCAAGAATTGCAATATTCCCACTTGTCAGTGTCACCACCTCTTTTGTCGCTGAAGAAGATGCAATTGGAAAAGTGAGCCCTGAAGTACAAGAGAGTGAATCCTTGGAAACAGGTTCACTTGTAAACAGTGAAAGTAAAGAGTTGATACCGCAAAATGGTACTGAATACCATGTCCCGCCCTTTTCACTTTCTGTTTATGATAGACCTCGTCTAGTGG ACTCCGGTGAAAGTGCATTCAAGTCAAAATCATTTATTAACAgctttgaaatttctaataagaCTGGGAACGAACGAAGGCACATCCCCTCAGCCTCATCTGCATTAGTTTTTGGTGCCATCCTTGGCTTCGTCCAAACTATATTCCTCATATCTGGTGCAAAACCATTGTTGAACTTCATGGGAGTCAGTTCT AATTCGCCTATGCTAACCCCTGCACAGCAATATTTGACATTAAGGTCACTTGGTGCCCCTGCAGTTCTCCTTTCCTTGGCCATGCAAGGAGTCTTCCGTGGATTTAAAGATACGAAGACTCCTTTTTATGCCACTG TGGCTGGAGATGTAACAAACATAATTTTAGATcccatattcatgtttgttttccGTCTGGGAGTTAGTGGTGCGGCCATTGCCCATGTTATATCCCA ATATCTGATTTCAATTATACTCTTGTGGAGATTAATGGAACAAGTTGATCTCTTACCTCCAAGCGTCAGGCATCTGCAATTTGGTAAATTTGTTAAAAATG GTTTTCTACTATTAATGAGGGTGATAGCTGTAACATTCTGTGTTACTCTTTCTGCGTCATTAGCTGCACGACAAGGATCAACATCCATGGCTGCATTTCAGGTCTGCTTGCAGGTTTGGCTGACCACATCTCTTCTCGCAGATGGATTGGCTGTTGCCGGTCAG GCAATACTTGCAAGTGCCTTTGCCAAAAAGGACTATGACAAGGCGACAGCCACTGGATCTCGAGTATTGCAG TTGGGATTGCTTCTGGGATTGATGCTGGCTGTTGTACTCGGACTAGGATTGAGTTTTGGGGCAAGATTATTCACAAGTGATGTCAATGTTCTCCACATGATTAGTATTGGCATCCCG TTTGTTGCGGGTACTCAACCCATCAACGCCTTAGCATTTGTATTTGATGGTGTCAACTTTGGAGCTTCTGATTTTGCATACTCTGCGTACTCCATG GTTCTGGTGGCCATTATTAGCATCCTATGTTTAATTTTTCTCTCCTCCAGCTATAAGTTCATTGGTATCTGGATTGCTCTGACCATATATATGAGTCTCCGTGCGTCTGCGGGCTTTTGGAG GATAGGGACCAGAACAGGACCCTGGAAGTTTCTCAGGAGCTTTTAG